One segment of Pseudomonas asgharzadehiana DNA contains the following:
- the glpD gene encoding glycerol-3-phosphate dehydrogenase, translating to MNPSTLPAPPLAEVYDVAVIGGGINGVGIAADAAGRGLSVFLCEKDDLASHTSSASSKLIHGGLRYLEHYEFRLVREALAEREVLLAKAPHIVKQMRFVLPHRPHLRPAWMIRAGLFLYDHLGKREKLAGSKSLKFGADSPLKSEITKGFEYSDCWVDDARLVVLNAMAAREKGAHIHTQTRCISAHRSNGMWDMNMERADGSLFSIRARALVNAAGPWVAKFIKDDLKLDSPYGIRLIQGSHLIVPKLYEGAHAHILQNEDQRIVFTIPYLNHLTIIGTTDREYTGDPAAVAITEGETDYMLNVVNAHFKKQLSRDDIVHTYSGVRPLCNDESDNPSAITRDYTLSLSGGTGEAPILSVFGGKLTTYRKLAESAMAQLAPYFTQMRPSWTAKASLPGGEDMATPEALADAIGNTFDWLPSEIARRWSTTYGSRTWRLLEGVQSLADLGDHLGGGLYTREVDYLCTEEWATQAEDVLWRRTKLGLFTTPQEQDNLKHYLCKVEQNRSKTQAA from the coding sequence ATGAACCCCTCTACCTTGCCTGCTCCACCGCTTGCCGAAGTCTATGACGTCGCCGTTATCGGCGGTGGAATCAACGGCGTCGGCATTGCAGCAGACGCAGCCGGGCGCGGTTTGTCGGTATTCCTTTGCGAAAAGGACGACCTGGCCAGCCATACCTCCTCTGCCAGCAGCAAGCTGATCCACGGTGGCCTGCGCTACCTGGAACATTACGAATTCCGCCTGGTGCGCGAAGCCCTGGCCGAACGTGAAGTGCTACTGGCCAAGGCCCCGCACATCGTCAAGCAGATGCGTTTTGTATTGCCGCACCGCCCGCACCTGCGTCCGGCCTGGATGATTCGTGCCGGCCTGTTCCTGTACGACCACTTGGGCAAGCGCGAAAAGCTCGCCGGCTCCAAAAGCCTCAAGTTCGGCGCCGACAGCCCGCTGAAAAGCGAAATCACCAAAGGCTTCGAATACTCCGACTGCTGGGTCGATGACGCCCGCCTGGTGGTGCTCAACGCCATGGCCGCCCGCGAAAAAGGCGCGCACATTCACACCCAGACCCGCTGCATCAGCGCACACCGCAGCAACGGCATGTGGGACATGAACATGGAACGCGCGGACGGCAGCCTGTTCTCGATCCGCGCCCGTGCGCTGGTAAATGCCGCCGGCCCATGGGTCGCCAAGTTCATCAAGGACGACCTGAAGCTGGACTCGCCCTACGGCATCCGCCTGATCCAGGGCAGCCACCTGATCGTGCCTAAACTGTACGAAGGCGCCCACGCACATATCCTGCAGAACGAAGACCAGCGCATCGTCTTCACCATTCCGTACCTGAACCACCTGACCATCATCGGTACCACCGACCGCGAATACACCGGCGACCCGGCCGCCGTTGCGATTACCGAAGGCGAAACCGACTACATGCTCAATGTGGTCAACGCGCACTTCAAGAAGCAACTGAGTCGCGACGACATCGTCCACACCTACTCCGGCGTACGCCCGCTGTGCAACGACGAGTCAGACAACCCATCGGCCATCACGCGTGACTACACCTTGTCGTTGTCCGGCGGCACGGGCGAAGCGCCGATCCTGTCGGTATTCGGTGGCAAGCTGACCACCTATCGCAAGCTCGCCGAATCGGCCATGGCGCAACTGGCCCCGTATTTCACCCAGATGCGCCCGAGTTGGACCGCCAAGGCCAGCCTGCCGGGCGGCGAAGACATGGCCACCCCAGAAGCCCTGGCCGATGCCATCGGCAACACATTCGACTGGTTGCCGAGCGAGATTGCGCGCCGCTGGTCCACCACCTATGGCAGCCGCACCTGGCGCCTGCTGGAGGGCGTGCAGTCGCTGGCCGATCTGGGCGACCACCTGGGGGGCGGCCTGTACACCCGCGAAGTCGACTACCTGTGCACCGAAGAATGGGCAACCCAAGCCGAGGACGTGTTGTGGCGCCGAACCAAGCTCGGCCTGTTCACCACCCCGCAAGAACAGGACAACCTGAAACACTACCTGTGCAAGGTTGAGCAAAATCGCAGCAAGACCCAGGCGGCCTGA
- a CDS encoding DeoR/GlpR family transcriptional regulator codes for MNLPPRQQQILELVRERGYVSIEEMAQLFVVTPQTIRRDINQLADANLLRRYHGGAAYDSSVENTAYAMRADQMRDEKQRIGEAIAAQIPDHASLFINIGTTTESIARALLNHNHLKIITNNLNVATMLSAKDDFDVLLTGGNVRRDGGVVGQASVDFINQFKVDFALVGISGIDEDGSLLDFDYQEVRVSQAIIANARQVILAADSSKFGRNAMIRLGPISLVDCLVTDQQPVPALVQLLNEHKVRLEVV; via the coding sequence ATGAATCTGCCTCCCCGCCAGCAACAAATCCTCGAACTGGTACGCGAACGCGGCTACGTCAGTATCGAGGAAATGGCGCAGCTATTCGTTGTCACCCCGCAAACCATCCGCCGCGATATCAACCAACTGGCGGACGCCAACCTGCTGCGTCGTTACCACGGCGGCGCAGCCTATGATTCCAGCGTCGAAAACACCGCGTACGCCATGCGTGCCGACCAGATGCGCGATGAGAAACAGCGCATCGGCGAAGCCATCGCCGCACAAATCCCCGATCACGCCTCGCTGTTCATCAACATCGGCACCACCACCGAATCCATCGCCCGCGCGTTGCTGAATCACAACCACCTGAAAATCATCACCAACAACCTCAACGTCGCCACCATGCTCAGCGCCAAGGATGACTTCGACGTGCTGCTCACCGGCGGCAACGTAAGGCGTGACGGCGGCGTGGTGGGCCAGGCCAGTGTCGACTTCATCAACCAGTTCAAGGTCGACTTCGCCCTGGTTGGCATCAGCGGTATCGACGAAGACGGCAGCCTGCTCGATTTCGATTATCAGGAAGTGCGGGTTTCCCAAGCGATCATTGCCAATGCGCGCCAGGTGATCCTGGCCGCCGACTCCAGTAAATTCGGGCGCAACGCCATGATTCGCCTGGGGCCGATCAGCCTGGTGGACTGCCTGGTGACTGACCAGCAGCCGGTGCCCGCGTTGGTGCAGTTGCTCAATGAGCATAAAGTTCGGCTGGAAGTCGTTTAG
- the glpK gene encoding glycerol kinase GlpK → MTDLQNKNYIIALDQGTTSSRAIIFDRDANVVCTAQREFAQHYPQAGWVEHDPMEIFATQSAVMVEALAQAGLHHDQVAAIGITNQRETTVVWDKVTGRPIYNAIVWQCRRSTEICQQLKRDGHEQYISDTTGLVTDPYFSGTKLKWILDNVEGSRERARNGELLFGTVDSWLIWKFTGGKTHVTDYTNASRTMLFNIHTLEWDSKMLEILDIPREMLPQVKSSSEIYGRTKSGIAIGGIAGDQQAALFGQMCVEAGQAKNTYGTGCFLLMNTGDKAVKSKHGMLTTIACGPRGEVAYALEGAVFNGGSTVQWLRDELKIINDAHDTEYFAGKVKDSNGVYLVPAFTGLGAPYWDPYARGALFGLTRGVRVDHIIRAALESIAYQTRDVLDAMQQDSGERLKALRVDGGAVANNFLMQFQADILGTQVERPQMRETTALGAAYLAGLACGFWGSLDELRGKAVIEREFAPQLDEAAKEKLYAGWQKAVSRTRDWEPHEGAE, encoded by the coding sequence ATGACCGACCTTCAGAATAAGAACTACATCATTGCTCTCGACCAAGGCACCACCAGCTCCCGGGCGATCATCTTTGATCGTGACGCCAACGTGGTGTGCACCGCCCAGCGTGAATTCGCCCAGCATTACCCACAGGCGGGCTGGGTCGAACACGACCCCATGGAGATTTTTGCCACCCAGAGCGCGGTGATGGTTGAAGCCTTGGCCCAGGCCGGCCTGCACCATGACCAGGTCGCCGCCATCGGCATCACCAACCAGCGTGAAACCACCGTGGTCTGGGACAAGGTCACCGGCCGCCCGATCTACAACGCCATCGTCTGGCAGTGCCGCCGCAGCACCGAGATCTGCCAGCAGCTCAAGCGCGACGGCCACGAGCAGTACATCAGCGACACCACCGGCCTGGTCACCGACCCGTACTTCTCCGGCACCAAGCTCAAGTGGATCCTCGACAACGTCGAAGGCAGCCGCGAACGTGCGCGCAACGGCGAGTTGCTGTTCGGCACCGTCGACAGCTGGCTGATCTGGAAATTTACCGGCGGCAAAACCCACGTCACCGACTACACCAACGCCTCGCGCACCATGCTCTTCAACATCCATACGCTGGAATGGGATTCGAAGATGCTGGAGATCCTCGACATTCCGCGCGAAATGCTGCCGCAAGTTAAGTCGTCCTCGGAAATCTATGGCCGCACCAAAAGCGGCATCGCCATCGGCGGTATCGCCGGTGACCAGCAAGCGGCGCTCTTCGGCCAAATGTGCGTAGAAGCCGGCCAAGCCAAGAACACCTACGGCACCGGCTGCTTCCTGCTGATGAACACCGGCGACAAAGCGGTCAAATCCAAGCACGGCATGCTCACCACCATCGCCTGCGGTCCGCGTGGCGAAGTGGCCTACGCCCTGGAAGGCGCGGTCTTCAACGGCGGCTCCACCGTGCAGTGGTTGCGCGACGAGCTGAAGATCATCAACGACGCCCACGACACCGAGTACTTTGCCGGCAAGGTCAAGGACAGCAACGGCGTGTACCTGGTCCCGGCGTTCACCGGCCTGGGCGCTCCGTACTGGGACCCCTATGCCCGTGGCGCGCTGTTCGGCCTTACTCGTGGCGTACGCGTGGATCACATTATTCGCGCAGCCCTGGAGTCGATTGCCTACCAGACCCGCGACGTACTCGACGCCATGCAACAGGACTCCGGCGAACGCCTCAAAGCCTTGCGTGTGGACGGCGGCGCGGTGGCCAACAACTTCCTGATGCAATTCCAGGCCGACATCCTCGGCACCCAGGTCGAGCGCCCGCAAATGCGCGAAACCACCGCACTCGGCGCCGCCTACCTGGCCGGTTTGGCCTGCGGCTTCTGGGGCAGCCTGGATGAATTGCGCGGCAAGGCCGTGATCGAGCGCGAATTCGCACCGCAACTGGACGAAGCCGCCAAAGAGAAACTCTACGCCGGCTGGCAAAAAGCGGTCAGCCGCACGCGCGACTGGGAACCGCACGAAGGCGCCGAATAA
- a CDS encoding MIP/aquaporin family protein, translating into MTTALQQPSLSSQCMAEFLGTALLIFFGTGCVAALKVAGASFGLWEISIIWGIGVSMAIYLSAGISGAHLNPAVSIALCIFADFDKRKLPFYMLAQIAGAFCSAALVYTLYSNLFFDYEQTHHLVRGTQASLELASVFSTYPHALLSTAQAFLVEMVITAILMGVIMALTDDNNGLPRGPLAPLLIGLLIAVIGSAMGPLTGFAMNPARDFGPKLMTFFAGWGEMAFTGGRDIPYFLVPVFAPIVGACLGAAAYRGLIARHLPNAAPAIAETPDTAVNGNTRIS; encoded by the coding sequence ATGACAACTGCTCTTCAACAGCCTTCACTTTCGAGCCAATGCATGGCCGAATTCCTCGGAACTGCGCTGCTGATCTTCTTCGGTACCGGATGTGTCGCTGCGCTCAAGGTCGCGGGTGCCAGCTTTGGCTTGTGGGAAATCAGCATCATCTGGGGCATCGGCGTCAGCATGGCGATCTACCTGAGTGCCGGCATTTCCGGGGCGCACCTCAACCCGGCCGTCAGTATTGCACTGTGCATCTTCGCCGACTTCGACAAGCGCAAACTGCCCTTCTACATGCTCGCCCAGATCGCCGGCGCCTTCTGCTCGGCCGCCTTGGTGTACACCCTCTACAGCAACCTGTTTTTCGATTACGAACAAACCCACCACCTGGTGCGCGGTACACAAGCCAGCCTGGAGTTGGCGTCGGTGTTCTCCACCTACCCTCACGCACTGCTGAGCACCGCCCAGGCGTTCCTGGTGGAAATGGTCATCACCGCCATCCTGATGGGCGTCATCATGGCCCTGACCGATGACAACAACGGCCTGCCACGCGGCCCACTGGCCCCACTGCTGATTGGCCTGTTGATTGCTGTGATCGGCAGTGCCATGGGCCCGCTGACCGGCTTCGCGATGAACCCCGCACGGGATTTCGGGCCCAAGCTGATGACCTTTTTCGCGGGTTGGGGTGAAATGGCCTTTACTGGTGGCCGCGATATTCCTTACTTCCTGGTGCCGGTTTTCGCGCCTATCGTGGGCGCATGCCTCGGCGCCGCGGCCTATCGCGGGCTGATCGCCCGTCACCTGCCGAACGCCGCACCTGCTATAGCTGAAACACCTGACACGGCTGTCAACGGCAACACCCGTATTTCCTGA
- the ybaK gene encoding Cys-tRNA(Pro) deacylase, with protein sequence MTPALDLLKKVRAEHRIHSYEHDPKAASYGLEAAEKLGLDPAHVFKTLLASSEKGELLVAVVPVVGSLDLKALAHAAGVKKVEMADPAAAQRSTGYLLGGISPLGQKKRLRTFIDETAQPLATIYVSAGRRGLEVELSAQVLAEHTQAKFAEIGRA encoded by the coding sequence ATGACCCCTGCATTGGATTTGTTGAAAAAAGTTCGTGCCGAACATCGTATCCACAGTTATGAACACGATCCCAAGGCGGCTTCGTATGGCCTGGAGGCTGCGGAAAAATTGGGCCTGGACCCGGCGCACGTGTTCAAGACGCTGCTGGCGAGCAGCGAGAAGGGCGAATTATTGGTGGCGGTAGTGCCGGTCGTCGGAAGTCTGGATTTGAAAGCGCTGGCGCATGCGGCTGGCGTGAAAAAAGTCGAAATGGCCGACCCGGCGGCGGCGCAGCGCTCTACGGGCTATCTGTTGGGCGGCATCAGCCCGTTGGGGCAGAAGAAGCGCCTGCGCACGTTTATAGATGAAACGGCGCAGCCGTTGGCGACGATTTACGTGAGTGCGGGGAGGCGGGGGTTGGAGGTGGAGCTGTCGGCGCAGGTGCTGGCTGAACATACCCAGGCTAAATTCGCAGAAATTGGCCGGGCATAA
- a CDS encoding ABC transporter ATP-binding protein yields the protein MSHPLLLNLRNLACGYQDQRVVQNLNLHLNAGDIGCLLGSSGCGKTTTLRAIAGFEPVHEGEISLAGEVISSAGFTLAPEKRRIGMVFQDYALFPHLSVADNIAFGIRKHPQKERVVAELLELVNLKNLGKRFPHELSGGQQQRVALARALAPEPQLLLLDEPFSNLDGELRRKLSHEVRDILKARGTSAILVTHDQEEAFAVSDQVGVFKEGRLEQWDTPYNLYHEPQTPYVASFIGQGYFIRGQLSSPESVSTELGDLRGNRAYTWPTGGAVDVLLRPDDIVYAPDSALKARIVGKTFLGASTLYRLQLPTGAQLESIFPSHADHQVGADVGIRVAAEHLVLFQASGSVAAQVPRSESGVRRYSPVS from the coding sequence ATGAGCCATCCATTACTGCTGAACCTGCGCAATCTGGCATGCGGCTATCAAGATCAACGGGTGGTGCAAAACCTCAACCTGCACCTCAACGCAGGTGACATCGGTTGCCTGCTCGGGTCCTCGGGCTGTGGCAAGACCACCACGCTGCGTGCCATCGCGGGCTTTGAGCCGGTGCATGAAGGCGAAATCAGCCTGGCCGGCGAAGTGATCTCCAGCGCCGGTTTTACCCTGGCTCCCGAGAAACGTCGTATCGGCATGGTGTTCCAGGACTACGCGCTGTTTCCTCACCTCAGCGTGGCCGACAACATCGCGTTCGGCATCCGCAAGCATCCGCAAAAGGAGCGCGTGGTCGCCGAGTTGCTGGAACTGGTCAACCTGAAGAACCTGGGCAAGCGTTTCCCCCATGAACTCTCGGGCGGCCAGCAACAACGTGTCGCCCTCGCCCGCGCCCTGGCGCCGGAGCCGCAACTGCTGTTGTTGGACGAACCTTTTTCCAACCTTGATGGCGAACTGCGGCGCAAGCTCAGCCATGAGGTACGTGACATTCTCAAGGCGCGCGGTACCAGTGCGATCCTGGTTACCCATGACCAGGAAGAAGCGTTCGCCGTCAGCGATCAGGTGGGTGTTTTCAAGGAGGGTCGACTCGAGCAATGGGACACGCCCTACAACCTCTATCACGAACCGCAGACGCCGTATGTCGCCAGTTTTATCGGCCAGGGCTACTTCATTCGTGGGCAGTTGAGCTCGCCTGAATCCGTGAGTACCGAACTGGGCGACCTGCGCGGCAATCGCGCCTATACCTGGCCCACCGGTGGCGCAGTGGATGTGCTGTTACGCCCGGACGACATTGTTTATGCGCCGGACAGCGCCTTGAAAGCACGGATCGTCGGCAAAACCTTCCTCGGCGCATCCACGTTGTACCGTTTGCAACTGCCGACCGGCGCGCAGCTGGAATCGATTTTCCCCAGCCATGCGGACCATCAGGTCGGCGCCGATGTGGGGATCCGTGTGGCGGCTGAGCATTTGGTGCTGTTCCAGGCATCAGGCAGCGTCGCTGCGCAAGTACCTCGTTCCGAGTCAGGCGTACGGCGCTACAGCCCGGTCAGTTGA
- the argF gene encoding ornithine carbamoyltransferase — protein sequence MSARHFLSLMDCTPEELVGVIRRGIELKDLRNRGVLFEPLKNRVLGMIFEKSSTRTRLSFEAGMIQLGGQAIFLSPRDTQLGRGEPISDCAIVMSRMLDAVMIRTFAHSNLTEFAANSRVPVINGLSDDLHPCQLLADMQTFLEHRGSIQGKTVAWIGDGNNMCNSYIEAAIQFDFHLRIACPEGYEPNAEFMAKADGRVQLLRDPKDAVVGAHLVSTDVWTSMGQEDETAKRLALFAPYQVTRALLDTAAPDVLFMHCLPAHRGEEISLDLLDDPRSVAWDQAENRLHAQKALLEFLVEPAYHHA from the coding sequence ATGAGCGCAAGGCACTTTCTCTCCCTGATGGATTGCACGCCCGAAGAGCTGGTCGGCGTGATTCGTCGAGGCATTGAGCTTAAAGACCTGCGTAACCGCGGCGTACTGTTCGAGCCCTTGAAAAACCGCGTTCTCGGGATGATTTTCGAGAAATCGTCCACCCGCACCCGCCTGTCTTTCGAAGCCGGCATGATCCAACTCGGTGGCCAGGCCATCTTCCTGTCACCGCGCGACACCCAGCTGGGTCGTGGCGAGCCGATCAGCGACTGCGCCATCGTCATGTCGCGCATGCTCGATGCGGTAATGATCCGTACCTTTGCTCACAGCAACCTGACCGAATTTGCCGCCAACTCGCGCGTGCCGGTGATCAACGGCCTGTCCGATGACCTGCATCCCTGCCAACTGCTGGCCGACATGCAAACCTTCCTCGAACACCGTGGCTCCATTCAGGGCAAGACCGTGGCCTGGATCGGCGACGGCAACAATATGTGCAACAGCTATATAGAAGCGGCGATCCAGTTCGACTTCCACCTGCGCATCGCCTGCCCTGAGGGTTACGAGCCCAATGCCGAGTTCATGGCCAAGGCCGATGGGCGCGTGCAGTTGTTGCGCGATCCGAAAGATGCCGTCGTGGGTGCCCATCTGGTCAGCACCGACGTCTGGACCTCCATGGGTCAGGAGGACGAAACCGCCAAGCGCCTGGCACTTTTTGCGCCGTACCAGGTAACGCGCGCCCTGCTCGACACGGCCGCGCCGGACGTGTTGTTCATGCACTGCCTGCCTGCCCACCGTGGCGAAGAAATCAGCCTCGACCTGCTCGACGACCCGCGTTCAGTCGCCTGGGACCAGGCCGAAAACCGCCTGCACGCCCAAAAGGCCCTGCTCGAATTCCTCGTCGAACCGGCGTACCACCACGCATGA